Proteins encoded within one genomic window of Halorussus salilacus:
- a CDS encoding DUF7123 family protein produces MTDYTDEERRILAYLRESVSRGERYFRAKNIAEQLGLSSKQVGVRLPRLAEKSEEVDIEKWGRARSTTWKVTPS; encoded by the coding sequence ATGACTGACTACACCGACGAGGAACGGCGTATACTCGCGTACCTCCGCGAGAGCGTCTCGCGCGGCGAGCGCTACTTCCGCGCGAAGAACATCGCCGAGCAACTCGGCCTCTCGTCAAAGCAGGTCGGTGTTAGGCTTCCCCGACTCGCCGAGAAGAGCGAGGAGGTCGACATCGAGAAGTGGGGGCGTGCGCGCTCGACGACGTGGAAAGTGACGCCGAGTTAG
- a CDS encoding CoxG family protein, which yields MTVRVERTFDLAVPPEEVWEFIADPERRATAISVVEDYERTGENTSIWHISVPIPFLNTTVPVETEDVEIDPPRYVKFIGRSSALRVTGEHEVRETDAGSQLVNRFVVEGRVPGIERYFKRNLDQELDNLEDALREEAQA from the coding sequence ATGACCGTCAGGGTGGAGCGGACCTTCGACCTCGCGGTTCCGCCGGAGGAGGTCTGGGAGTTCATCGCAGACCCCGAGCGTCGAGCCACCGCCATCAGCGTCGTGGAGGACTACGAACGGACCGGCGAGAACACGTCCATCTGGCACATCTCGGTTCCCATCCCGTTTCTGAACACGACCGTCCCGGTCGAGACCGAGGACGTAGAGATCGACCCGCCGCGCTACGTGAAGTTCATCGGCCGGTCGTCTGCGCTCCGAGTGACCGGCGAACACGAGGTGAGGGAGACCGACGCCGGGAGCCAGCTCGTCAACCGCTTCGTAGTCGAGGGCCGGGTCCCCGGCATCGAGCGCTACTTCAAGCGGAACCTCGATCAGGAGCTCGACAACCTCGAAGACGCGCTCCGAGAGGAGGCTCAGGCGTGA
- a CDS encoding nitrilase-related carbon-nitrogen hydrolase: protein MRLALAQLEIEAGAIEGNRERALDAIAAAADRGADLVALPEIFNVGYFAFDTYRRGAEPVEGPTLTAIADAARDHGVGVLAGSIVEDLAETESVETPADEGLANTSVLFDRDGSRLAVYRKHHLFGYESAEARMLVPGETLGVATFGGATVGMTTCYDLRFPELYRDIAEAGADLVVVPSAWPYPRVEHWKLLGRARAVENQLFVATVNGAGEFDDASLLGRSTAYDPWGTTLASTDDDPDLVVADIDLDRVEAVREEFPAWRDRRI, encoded by the coding sequence GTGAGGCTCGCGCTGGCCCAGCTCGAGATCGAGGCCGGGGCAATCGAGGGCAACCGCGAGCGCGCGCTCGACGCAATCGCGGCGGCCGCCGACCGCGGTGCCGACCTCGTCGCACTCCCCGAGATATTCAACGTTGGGTACTTCGCGTTCGACACCTACCGGCGCGGGGCCGAACCGGTCGAGGGGCCGACCCTGACCGCGATAGCCGACGCCGCGCGCGACCACGGCGTCGGCGTGCTCGCGGGCAGCATCGTCGAGGACCTCGCCGAGACCGAGAGCGTCGAGACCCCGGCCGACGAGGGGCTTGCGAACACCTCGGTCCTGTTCGACCGCGACGGGAGTCGCCTCGCGGTGTACCGCAAGCACCACCTGTTCGGGTACGAGTCGGCGGAGGCCCGGATGCTCGTCCCGGGCGAGACCCTCGGCGTCGCGACGTTCGGTGGCGCGACGGTCGGGATGACCACCTGCTACGACCTGCGATTCCCGGAACTGTACCGCGACATCGCCGAGGCCGGGGCCGACCTCGTGGTGGTGCCGAGCGCGTGGCCGTACCCGCGCGTCGAGCACTGGAAGCTCCTCGGTCGGGCCCGCGCGGTCGAGAACCAGCTGTTCGTCGCGACCGTCAACGGGGCGGGCGAGTTCGACGACGCATCCCTGCTGGGTCGCTCGACCGCCTACGACCCGTGGGGGACGACGCTCGCCAGCACCGACGACGACCCGGACCTCGTCGTCGCCGACATCGACCTCGACAGGGTCGAGGCGGTCCGCGAGGAGTTCCCGGCGTGGCGCGACCGGCGCATCTGA
- a CDS encoding DUF7344 domain-containing protein, whose product MFDLLGNARRRWVLRHLLDDRAMTLTDLSARVAAWENDTTVEDVSSRQRKQVYSSLYQTHIPRLSEHGLVEYDADERVVELTGDPELLRRFLEIEGPRRGRSSHQWSRYFLWTAVVGSAVIAGHWLGTTPADSITTESLYGLLTVVFMMLSVSFVMAVEGEKLLRKIGQ is encoded by the coding sequence ATGTTCGACTTGCTGGGCAACGCGCGGCGGCGGTGGGTCCTCCGGCACCTGCTCGACGACCGGGCGATGACGCTCACGGACCTGAGCGCCCGGGTCGCGGCGTGGGAGAACGACACCACGGTCGAGGACGTTTCCTCGCGCCAGCGAAAGCAGGTGTACTCCTCGCTCTACCAGACCCACATCCCGCGACTCAGCGAGCACGGTCTGGTCGAGTACGACGCCGACGAGCGCGTCGTCGAACTCACCGGCGACCCCGAACTCCTCCGGCGGTTCCTCGAAATCGAGGGACCGAGACGGGGTCGGTCGTCCCACCAGTGGAGCCGCTACTTCCTCTGGACCGCGGTGGTCGGGAGCGCGGTCATCGCGGGCCACTGGCTCGGGACCACGCCCGCCGACAGCATCACCACCGAGAGCCTCTACGGACTGCTCACGGTGGTCTTCATGATGCTCAGCGTTTCGTTCGTCATGGCGGTCGAGGGCGAGAAACTACTCCGGAAAATCGGCCAGTAG
- a CDS encoding aldehyde dehydrogenase family protein, which translates to MSQQASEQTYEHYIGGEWTEGAGDETFESVNPATKESLGEFHRGTPEDVDAALAAAEAAEDEWRNLSYIDRAEYLWDIYHELKDRTDELGEVITKECGKEISEGKADVVEAAHMVEWAAGNARHPHGDVVPSEIPSKDAYMRRKPRGIIGCITPWNFPVAIPFWHMALALVEGNTVVWKPAEQTPWCGQIIAEMFEDAGIPEGVFNMVQGFGDAGNAIVEDERVDTVLFTGSSEVGHKIAGKVGGEPGKLAACEMGGKNGIVITEEADLDIAVHSAVMSSFKTTGQRCVSSERLIVHEDVYDEFKERYVELAEQVSVGDPLDEDTFMGPMVNEEQVEKFGKYNDLARQEGANVLVDREELDDDEIPEGHEDGYWVGPFVYEVDYDPDLRCIKEEVFGPHVALIEYSGDIERAMEIHNDTPYGLAGAVISEDYRQINHFRDEAELGLAYANLPCIGAEVQLPFGGVKKSGNGYPSAREAIEAVTERTAWTLNNSKDIEMAQGLSADIKTESDD; encoded by the coding sequence ATGAGCCAGCAAGCCAGCGAGCAGACGTACGAGCACTACATCGGCGGCGAGTGGACCGAGGGTGCGGGCGACGAGACGTTCGAGAGCGTCAACCCCGCGACCAAGGAGTCGCTCGGCGAGTTCCACCGCGGGACCCCCGAGGACGTGGACGCCGCGCTCGCGGCGGCCGAGGCGGCCGAAGACGAGTGGCGGAACCTCTCGTACATCGACCGCGCGGAGTACCTCTGGGACATCTACCACGAACTCAAAGACCGGACCGACGAACTCGGCGAGGTCATCACCAAGGAGTGCGGCAAGGAGATATCCGAGGGGAAGGCCGACGTGGTCGAGGCCGCCCACATGGTCGAGTGGGCCGCGGGCAACGCCCGTCACCCCCACGGCGACGTGGTTCCCTCCGAGATTCCGAGCAAAGACGCCTACATGCGCCGCAAGCCGCGGGGCATCATCGGCTGTATCACGCCGTGGAACTTCCCGGTCGCCATCCCGTTCTGGCACATGGCGCTCGCGCTGGTCGAGGGCAACACCGTCGTCTGGAAGCCCGCCGAGCAGACCCCGTGGTGCGGCCAGATAATCGCGGAGATGTTCGAGGACGCGGGCATCCCCGAGGGCGTGTTCAACATGGTCCAGGGCTTCGGCGACGCCGGAAACGCCATCGTCGAGGACGAGCGCGTCGACACCGTCCTGTTCACCGGCAGTAGCGAGGTCGGCCACAAGATCGCGGGCAAGGTCGGCGGCGAACCCGGCAAGCTCGCGGCCTGCGAGATGGGCGGCAAGAACGGCATCGTCATCACCGAGGAGGCCGACCTCGACATCGCGGTCCACTCGGCGGTCATGTCCTCGTTCAAGACGACCGGCCAGCGCTGTGTCTCCTCCGAGCGCCTCATCGTCCACGAGGACGTATACGACGAGTTCAAGGAGCGCTACGTCGAACTCGCCGAGCAGGTCTCGGTCGGCGACCCCCTCGACGAGGACACCTTCATGGGCCCGATGGTCAACGAAGAGCAGGTCGAGAAGTTCGGCAAGTACAACGACCTCGCGCGCCAGGAGGGCGCGAACGTGCTGGTCGACCGCGAGGAACTCGACGACGACGAAATCCCCGAGGGCCACGAGGACGGCTACTGGGTCGGCCCGTTCGTCTACGAAGTCGACTACGACCCGGACCTGCGCTGCATCAAGGAGGAGGTCTTCGGTCCCCACGTCGCGCTCATCGAGTACTCCGGCGACATCGAGCGCGCGATGGAGATTCACAACGACACCCCGTACGGGCTCGCGGGTGCGGTCATCTCCGAGGACTACCGCCAGATCAACCACTTCCGCGACGAGGCGGAACTCGGGCTGGCGTACGCCAACCTCCCGTGCATCGGCGCGGAGGTCCAGCTCCCGTTCGGCGGCGTCAAGAAGTCGGGCAACGGCTACCCGAGCGCCCGCGAGGCCATCGAGGCCGTCACCGAGCGCACGGCGTGGACGCTGAACAACAGCAAGGACATCGAGATGGCCCAGGGGCTCAGCGCGGACATCAAGACCGAGTCTGATGACTAA
- a CDS encoding RIO1 family regulatory kinase/ATPase domain-containing protein encodes MSIRRLVRGTIEWDRLETVFRELAARYDESELRVEFLDADNWLSTPAVVNDRWFVKIVTGQNSLVHALFTGARNLGVFSSGTEGFFEHFADPMEMAEHELEATRRMRDIGVNVPAPIEAFEVDGMGVLVMEYLPEFRSLDDCPPDEVERFAPEVFEALSVMHAHGLAHGDLRGENVLVHDGAVYFIDATSVREDGLAEARSYDLACALGALEPLIGARRAVTAAVEHYSPEELLAGREFLDFVNIRPDHDFDAVEVKAEIEKLAESERE; translated from the coding sequence ATGAGCATCCGGCGGTTGGTTCGGGGCACCATCGAGTGGGACCGCCTCGAAACCGTGTTCCGGGAGTTAGCGGCGCGCTACGACGAGTCCGAGCTCCGGGTGGAGTTCCTCGACGCCGACAACTGGCTCTCGACGCCCGCGGTGGTGAACGACCGGTGGTTCGTGAAGATCGTGACGGGCCAGAACTCGCTGGTCCACGCGCTGTTCACCGGGGCGCGCAACCTCGGGGTCTTCTCGTCGGGCACCGAGGGCTTCTTCGAGCACTTCGCCGACCCGATGGAGATGGCCGAGCACGAACTCGAAGCCACCCGGCGGATGCGCGACATCGGCGTGAACGTCCCCGCGCCGATAGAGGCGTTCGAGGTCGACGGCATGGGCGTGCTCGTGATGGAGTACCTCCCGGAGTTCCGCTCGCTCGACGACTGCCCGCCCGACGAGGTCGAGCGCTTCGCGCCCGAGGTGTTCGAGGCGCTGTCGGTCATGCACGCCCACGGTCTCGCTCACGGCGACCTGCGGGGCGAGAACGTCCTCGTCCACGACGGGGCGGTCTACTTCATCGACGCGACCAGCGTCCGCGAGGACGGCCTCGCGGAGGCGCGGTCGTACGACCTCGCGTGCGCGCTGGGCGCGCTCGAACCCCTCATCGGCGCGCGTCGGGCGGTCACCGCCGCCGTCGAACACTACTCGCCCGAGGAGTTGCTCGCTGGCCGCGAGTTCCTCGACTTCGTGAACATCCGGCCCGACCACGACTTCGACGCGGTCGAGGTCAAGGCCGAGATAGAGAAACTCGCGGAGTCCGAGCGGGAGTAG
- a CDS encoding acyl-CoA dehydrogenase family protein produces MDFSLPDEHRMIRDTVREFCEEEIAPIAQDIEDEHRFPEEIFDQLADLDMMGVPVSEEYGGLGGDQLMYALVTEELGRVSGSVGLSYAAHVSLASKPIELFGTDEQKERWLRPLAEGEYLGSWALTEPGSGSDASDMDTTAEREGDEWVLNGTKQFITNASEAGSVLVKAVTDPDAGYDGISTFIVDPREDDGFEVTTLWDKMGLNASPTCEIQLNDVRLTEDRLLGEEGEGWDQTKKTLDGGRISIAALSTGLAQGAFEAAREYSTEREQFGQPISKFDAVRNKVVSMDRKIERARLLTHKAACRYDEGHSVSHESALAKLDASEAAREVAEDAVQVLGGYGYTTDFAPQRFLRDAKLMEIGEGTSEIQHLVIGRELGL; encoded by the coding sequence ATGGATTTCAGCCTTCCCGACGAGCATCGGATGATTCGGGACACCGTCCGGGAGTTCTGCGAGGAGGAGATCGCTCCCATCGCCCAGGACATCGAGGACGAGCACCGCTTCCCCGAGGAGATCTTCGACCAGCTCGCCGACCTCGACATGATGGGCGTGCCCGTCAGCGAGGAGTACGGCGGCCTCGGTGGCGACCAGCTGATGTACGCGCTCGTGACCGAGGAACTCGGGCGCGTGTCGGGGTCGGTCGGGCTCTCGTACGCCGCCCACGTCTCGCTCGCGAGCAAGCCCATCGAGCTGTTCGGCACCGACGAGCAGAAAGAGCGCTGGCTCCGCCCGCTCGCGGAGGGCGAGTACCTCGGGTCGTGGGCGCTCACCGAACCCGGGTCGGGGTCGGACGCCAGCGACATGGACACCACCGCCGAGCGCGAGGGCGATGAATGGGTCCTCAACGGCACCAAGCAGTTCATCACCAACGCCAGCGAGGCCGGGAGCGTCCTCGTGAAGGCGGTCACCGACCCCGACGCTGGCTACGACGGCATCTCCACCTTCATCGTCGACCCCCGCGAGGACGACGGCTTCGAGGTCACGACCCTCTGGGACAAGATGGGGCTGAACGCCTCCCCGACCTGCGAAATCCAGCTGAACGACGTCCGCCTCACCGAGGACCGTCTGCTCGGCGAGGAGGGAGAGGGCTGGGACCAGACCAAGAAGACGCTGGACGGCGGGCGAATCTCCATCGCCGCGCTCTCGACGGGTCTCGCGCAGGGCGCGTTCGAGGCCGCCAGGGAGTACAGCACCGAGCGCGAGCAGTTCGGCCAGCCCATCTCGAAGTTCGACGCCGTCCGGAACAAGGTGGTGTCGATGGACCGCAAAATCGAACGCGCGCGCCTGCTGACCCACAAGGCGGCCTGCAGGTACGACGAGGGCCACTCGGTCTCCCACGAGAGCGCGCTCGCCAAGCTCGACGCCAGCGAGGCCGCCCGCGAGGTGGCCGAGGACGCGGTGCAGGTGCTGGGCGGCTACGGCTACACCACCGACTTCGCGCCCCAGCGGTTCCTCCGGGACGCGAAGCTGATGGAGATCGGTGAGGGGACCAGCGAGATACAGCACCTCGTCATCGGGCGCGAACTCGGGCTGTAA
- a CDS encoding Glu/Leu/Phe/Val family dehydrogenase has protein sequence MSEQANPFESLQEQVDDASEYVDVPDDVLERLKHPERVLETNLSVEMDDGRVEVFKAFRSQFNGDRGPYKGGIRYHPGVSRDEVKALSGWMVYKTAIVDIPYGGGKGGIVIDPDQYSEAELERITRSFAKELRPLVGEDRDIPAPDVNTGQREMNWIKDTYETLENTTEPGVITGKAIESGGSEGRVEATGRSTMLTAREAFDYLDKEMEGASVAVQGYGNAGWIAAKLIHGLGANVVAVSDSSGAIYTEDGFDPRDVKQHKNETGSVTGYPGADEEFSNDDLLTLDVDLLVPAALENAIDGDLARDVRADVVVEAANGPLTPEADDVLADSDTYVFPDILANAGGVTVSYFEWVQNRQRFYWTEERVNEELERIITDAFDELVETYEETDAPNMRTAAYAVAVQRVADAYEESGNWP, from the coding sequence ATGTCCGAGCAAGCAAACCCCTTCGAGAGCTTACAAGAACAGGTCGACGACGCGTCGGAGTACGTAGACGTCCCCGACGACGTACTGGAGCGACTCAAACACCCCGAGCGGGTGCTCGAAACCAACCTCTCGGTCGAGATGGACGACGGGAGAGTCGAGGTGTTCAAGGCGTTCCGCTCGCAGTTCAACGGCGACCGAGGCCCGTACAAGGGCGGTATCCGATACCACCCCGGCGTCTCGCGCGACGAGGTGAAGGCGCTCTCGGGATGGATGGTCTACAAGACGGCCATCGTGGACATCCCGTACGGCGGCGGGAAGGGCGGCATCGTCATCGACCCGGACCAGTACAGCGAGGCCGAACTCGAACGCATCACGCGTTCGTTCGCCAAGGAACTCCGACCACTGGTCGGCGAGGACCGCGACATCCCCGCGCCCGACGTGAACACCGGCCAGCGCGAGATGAACTGGATCAAAGACACCTACGAGACGCTGGAAAACACGACCGAACCCGGCGTCATCACGGGGAAGGCCATCGAGAGCGGCGGCAGCGAGGGCCGCGTCGAGGCGACGGGCCGCTCGACAATGCTCACCGCCCGCGAGGCGTTCGACTACCTCGACAAGGAGATGGAGGGCGCGAGCGTCGCGGTGCAGGGGTACGGCAACGCTGGCTGGATCGCGGCGAAGCTCATCCACGGCCTCGGCGCGAACGTGGTCGCGGTCAGCGACTCCAGCGGCGCCATCTACACCGAGGACGGCTTCGACCCCCGGGACGTGAAACAGCACAAGAACGAGACCGGGAGCGTCACCGGCTATCCCGGTGCCGACGAGGAGTTCTCGAACGACGACCTGCTGACCCTCGACGTGGACCTGCTGGTGCCCGCCGCGCTGGAGAACGCCATCGACGGCGACCTCGCGCGAGACGTGCGGGCCGACGTCGTGGTCGAGGCCGCGAACGGTCCGCTCACGCCCGAGGCAGACGACGTGCTCGCCGACTCGGACACCTACGTCTTCCCCGACATCCTCGCGAACGCGGGCGGGGTGACGGTCTCGTACTTCGAGTGGGTCCAGAACCGCCAGCGCTTCTACTGGACCGAAGAGCGGGTCAACGAGGAACTCGAACGCATCATCACTGACGCCTTCGACGAACTCGTCGAGACCTACGAGGAGACCGACGCGCCCAACATGCGGACCGCCGCCTACGCGGTCGCAGTCCAGCGCGTCGCCGACGCCTACGAGGAGAGCGGCAACTGGCCCTGA
- the gdhB gene encoding glutamate dehydrogenase GdhB, translating to MSSGTVESTEPEGSDEQTEEPESALETARRQLEHAAAHLDVDPGVIERLKHPTKVHRVAVPLERDDGNVEVYTGYRSQHDDVRGPYKGGLRFHPHVSEEECVGLSMWMTWKCAVMDLPFGGGKGGIVVDPKDLSTDEKERLTRRFAEELRPFIGPKKDIPAPDMGTDAQTMAWFMDAYSMQEGETIPGVVTGKPPIVGGSKGREEAPGRSVAIIAREAADYYDYDLEETTVAVQGFGSVGANAARLLDDWGANVVAVSDVNGAIYDPEGLDTHAIPSHEEEPEAVMTHDAPEKLSNEKILELDVDVLIPAAIGNVITADNAGDVQADVVVEGANGPTTFAADAILEERGVGVIPDILANAGGVTVSYFEWLQDINRRKWSLERVHEELESEMLSAWDDVRAEVEERDVSWRDAAYIVALSRIAEAKSTRGLWP from the coding sequence ATGTCTTCAGGAACAGTCGAATCCACGGAGCCGGAGGGTAGCGACGAGCAGACCGAAGAGCCCGAGTCGGCGCTCGAAACCGCGCGCCGACAGCTCGAACACGCCGCGGCCCACCTCGACGTGGACCCCGGCGTCATCGAGCGACTCAAGCACCCGACCAAGGTCCACCGGGTCGCGGTGCCGCTCGAACGCGACGACGGCAACGTCGAGGTGTACACGGGCTATCGGTCCCAGCACGACGACGTTCGGGGACCGTACAAGGGCGGCCTGCGCTTCCACCCGCATGTGAGCGAGGAGGAGTGCGTGGGGCTGTCGATGTGGATGACGTGGAAGTGCGCGGTGATGGACCTGCCGTTCGGGGGCGGGAAGGGCGGCATCGTCGTCGACCCCAAGGACCTCAGCACCGACGAGAAGGAGCGACTCACCCGCCGGTTCGCCGAGGAACTCCGACCCTTTATCGGGCCGAAGAAGGACATTCCGGCACCCGACATGGGGACCGACGCTCAGACGATGGCGTGGTTCATGGACGCCTACTCGATGCAGGAGGGCGAGACCATCCCCGGTGTCGTGACCGGCAAGCCGCCGATAGTGGGCGGGAGCAAGGGCCGCGAGGAAGCGCCGGGACGGTCGGTCGCCATCATCGCCCGCGAGGCCGCCGACTACTACGACTACGACCTCGAAGAGACGACCGTCGCGGTACAGGGGTTCGGGAGCGTCGGAGCGAACGCCGCGCGCCTGCTCGACGACTGGGGTGCGAACGTGGTCGCGGTCAGCGACGTGAACGGTGCCATCTACGACCCCGAGGGACTGGACACCCACGCGATACCCTCCCACGAGGAGGAACCCGAGGCCGTCATGACCCACGACGCGCCCGAGAAGCTCTCGAACGAGAAGATACTCGAACTCGACGTGGACGTGCTGATTCCGGCGGCCATCGGCAACGTCATCACAGCCGACAACGCCGGTGACGTGCAGGCCGACGTGGTGGTCGAGGGCGCGAACGGCCCGACCACCTTCGCCGCCGACGCCATCCTCGAAGAGCGCGGGGTGGGCGTGATTCCGGACATCCTCGCGAACGCGGGCGGAGTCACGGTCTCGTACTTCGAGTGGCTGCAGGACATCAACCGCCGCAAGTGGTCGCTCGAACGCGTCCACGAGGAACTCGAATCGGAGATGCTGTCGGCGTGGGACGACGTGCGCGCCGAGGTCGAAGAGCGCGACGTCTCGTGGCGCGACGCCGCCTACATCGTCGCGCTCTCGCGAATCGCCGAGGCCAAGAGCACACGCGGTCTCTGGCCCTGA
- a CDS encoding HpcH/HpaI aldolase/citrate lyase family protein, protein MARRSVMFTPGDRPEMMRKAPSAGADVIVFDLEDAVAPGRKDEAREAVGEVLADPEFSPDAEVCVRVNPAGIDADDDVRGILGDRSERDDLTLDAVMLPKTETAGDVETLARLLDERDCSVPVLALVETAAGILAAEEIARVPETDALAFGAEDLAADIGATRTPEGTEVLHAREHVVLAASAAGVDAIDTVYTDIEDTDGLADDTEFAVGLGYDGKLAIHPAQVPVVNEAFTPDPDRVEWAERVLAAKREADEEGRGVFRVDGEMIDAPLVAQAERVLEYARAAGEK, encoded by the coding sequence ATGGCTCGCAGAAGCGTCATGTTCACGCCGGGCGACCGCCCGGAGATGATGCGCAAAGCGCCGAGCGCGGGTGCCGACGTGATCGTCTTCGACCTCGAAGACGCGGTCGCGCCCGGCCGGAAGGACGAGGCCCGCGAGGCGGTCGGCGAGGTCCTCGCCGACCCCGAGTTCTCCCCCGACGCCGAGGTGTGCGTTCGCGTCAACCCCGCCGGAATCGACGCGGATGACGACGTCCGCGGGATTCTGGGCGACCGAAGCGAGCGGGACGACCTCACCCTCGACGCGGTGATGCTCCCCAAGACCGAGACGGCCGGGGACGTAGAGACCCTCGCGCGCCTCCTCGACGAGCGCGACTGCTCGGTCCCCGTCCTCGCGCTGGTCGAGACGGCCGCCGGAATCCTCGCGGCCGAGGAGATAGCCCGCGTCCCCGAGACCGACGCGCTCGCGTTCGGCGCGGAGGACCTCGCCGCCGACATCGGCGCGACCCGGACCCCGGAGGGAACGGAGGTGCTCCACGCGCGCGAGCACGTCGTCCTCGCGGCCAGCGCCGCGGGCGTCGACGCCATCGACACCGTCTACACCGACATCGAGGACACCGACGGACTGGCCGACGACACCGAGTTCGCGGTCGGACTGGGCTACGACGGAAAGCTGGCCATCCACCCCGCGCAGGTGCCGGTCGTAAACGAGGCGTTCACTCCCGACCCCGACCGGGTCGAGTGGGCCGAGCGCGTGCTGGCGGCCAAGCGGGAGGCAGACGAGGAGGGGCGGGGGGTCTTCCGGGTGGACGGCGAGATGATCGACGCGCCGCTGGTCGCGCAGGCCGAGCGCGTGCTTGAGTACGCCCGCGCGGCGGGCGAGAAGTAG
- a CDS encoding outer membrane protein assembly factor BamB family protein codes for MYLGCTDGCTYALAPDGTLLWTRRVGGQVTAPAAGDGLVYAGTDDGAVVAVDAATGDRRWRFEVRGGLQASPRVSEAVYVAGTDGRVTALHASDGSRLRTFRNASRGVCSLGVDDELLVLASLDGGAYAHDRTDGRERWRFDSSVAVGGAPALGDEGETAYLGTVDGGRVVAVSAVSGHVRWRAETGARIWASPTLADGTVVVGSGDGAVYAFDADDGREVWRVDTGARIWASPTVADGTVFVGNDAGDVYAIAREDGTVRWCYRAQGAVVAPAAVADATAYVADRGGVVYALSKDTA; via the coding sequence GTGTACCTCGGCTGTACAGACGGCTGCACGTACGCGCTCGCCCCGGACGGGACGCTCCTGTGGACCCGCCGGGTGGGCGGGCAGGTCACGGCCCCGGCGGCCGGTGACGGACTCGTCTACGCCGGGACCGACGACGGGGCGGTCGTCGCTGTCGACGCCGCGACGGGCGACCGCCGGTGGCGGTTCGAGGTGCGCGGCGGCCTTCAGGCGTCGCCTCGCGTCTCCGAGGCGGTCTACGTCGCGGGGACCGACGGGCGCGTCACGGCCCTCCACGCGTCCGACGGCAGCCGCCTCCGGACGTTCCGCAACGCATCGCGGGGCGTCTGCTCGCTCGGGGTCGACGACGAACTGCTCGTCCTCGCGAGCCTCGACGGCGGCGCGTACGCACACGACCGGACCGACGGCCGCGAGCGCTGGCGGTTCGACTCCTCGGTCGCGGTCGGGGGAGCACCCGCGCTCGGCGACGAGGGCGAGACGGCGTACCTCGGGACGGTCGACGGCGGTCGCGTCGTCGCCGTCTCGGCTGTCAGCGGGCACGTCCGCTGGCGGGCCGAGACCGGCGCGCGAATCTGGGCCTCGCCGACGCTCGCCGACGGGACGGTGGTCGTGGGGAGCGGCGACGGCGCGGTCTACGCCTTCGACGCCGACGACGGCCGGGAGGTGTGGCGCGTGGACACCGGGGCGCGAATCTGGGCGTCGCCGACCGTCGCCGACGGGACCGTCTTCGTCGGCAACGACGCCGGGGACGTCTACGCCATCGCTCGGGAGGATGGGACGGTCCGGTGGTGTTACCGGGCGCAGGGGGCCGTGGTCGCTCCGGCGGCCGTCGCCGACGCGACCGCGTACGTCGCCGACCGGGGCGGGGTCGTCTACGCGCTTTCGAAAGATACAGCTTGA
- a CDS encoding MaoC family dehydratase: MTGLYYEEFEVGTTIEHEKRRTISESDNQRFCDMTMNQQPLHLDADFAGDTQFGERLVNGLYTMSLAVGVSIPDTTDGTIVANLSYDNVEHPNPVFHGDTIRAQSTVTDKRETSDGERGVVTMHVEAFAVNRDGEGGSAGETLVCEFDRTVLSLKRENRD; encoded by the coding sequence ATGACCGGGCTCTACTACGAGGAGTTCGAGGTCGGCACGACTATCGAACACGAGAAGCGCCGGACGATAAGCGAGAGCGACAACCAGCGGTTCTGCGACATGACGATGAACCAGCAACCCCTCCACCTCGACGCCGACTTCGCGGGCGACACCCAGTTCGGCGAGCGACTGGTCAACGGCCTCTACACCATGAGCCTCGCGGTCGGGGTGTCGATTCCCGACACCACCGACGGCACCATCGTCGCCAACCTGAGCTACGATAACGTCGAACACCCGAACCCCGTCTTCCACGGCGACACCATCCGCGCCCAGTCGACCGTGACCGACAAGCGCGAGACGAGCGACGGCGAGCGCGGCGTCGTGACGATGCACGTCGAGGCGTTCGCGGTCAATCGAGACGGCGAAGGGGGGTCGGCCGGGGAGACGCTGGTCTGTGAGTTCGACCGGACGGTGCTGTCGCTCAAGCGGGAGAACCGGGATTAG